The genomic region ACGATATCCACATGACGGATGATTTCATCGGCCTGATAGTGATGGCCGAGAATGACGAGAGCCGAGCCGAACTTCTTTTTCAGCTCCGCGATGCGGGCATGGATCGCATCCGGTCCGCAATTCTTATAATCCATAGACAAACCTCAAATGTTTTCCGGTTACCGGTGGGCGTTCATCAGACGCCGCGCTCCATCTTCATGCTGAAATCGGCCGAAGGCGCGGAATGGGTGATGCGCCCCACGGAAATGAAATCCGCCGGGCGTTCGCGGCAGGCCAGGGCCAGGTCGCGTATGGTTTCCAGCGTCACGCCGCCGCTGATCTCCGCCTCCATGTCGCGGGGAATGAGCGGAAGCACCTCGGCAAGAAGCGCGGCATTCATGTTGTCGAGCAGAATGCGGTCGGGGCGGCTTTCCACGGCCTCGAGCACCTCGGCCCGGTTGCGGCATTCCACCTCAATGGGCGGACAGGGGCTGTAACGGTCGCGCAGGGCCTTCACAGCCCCGGCTATGGAACCTGCCGCGTCGATGTGATTGTCCTTGATCATCAGCATGTCGCCGAGATTCATGCGGTGGTTGCATCCGCCCGCCACGCGCACGGCGTACTTTTCCAGATAGCGGTGGCCGGGCAGCGTCTTGCGCGTATCGAGCAGGCGGACGCCCGTGCCTTCCAGGCGCAGAACGTATTCCCGCGTCAGATCGGCCACGCCGGAAAGGTGCGTCATCAGGTTGAGAATGATGCGTTCGGCCTTCAGAAGCTGTACGGTGCGGCCGTGCAGGCGGGCCACCACGGTGCCGTTTTCCACAAGGTCGCCTTCCCTCACTTCCGCGTGCCACGCATCGGACGGCATACCCGTCACGGCAAGCACCAGACTGATGAGGGGCAGCCCCACCACCAGCGTGCGCTGCTTGGCCACGATATAGGCGGAAGCCTCCTCCTCGGGGGGGAAGATGCCGAGGCTGGTCAGATCCGGCCCGTCTTCATCAAGCGCCATGCGTATGAGCCGCACGGCGAAAGCGCAGGCCGTTTCGGAAAACACCGCCGCGGTATCGGCGGGAACGGCCACGCCTTCCACAAAAAGCCCGGAGCCCTCAGCCATATTGGAACTTGCCCCTGCGGCGTGAGCATGATATTCAAAATCGTCTTTGGACATGTCCGCCTCTTTACTTTTTCCTTTCCGGGCGTACCCCGGAACGGCAATCACCGTGGAATGGAGTGAAGCAACAGGCTAGGCGACCTCTCTCGATTCGTCAAGAGTGTTTGGGGAGAATGCATGATATGAGTAAAAAAACACAATCGCACATGGAAAAAGAACCCGATTCCCCCATGCTTCAGGCTCCTGAGAATCATCCCCTTCCGCAGGAAGAGTCCGTGCACGAAGAGCCTTCCCGCCGCATGAAGGAAGAGGAAAGCGCCGCCGCCTTCTACGCCTCCGCTCCCCAGAAGCCCGCCTCGGAACAGCCCGCGACCGAAAACGCCGCCGCTCCCGGAAAGCCTGAAAAAGACACGGAGGAAGAGGAGGATCTCTCCCAGTACGAGACCAGCGCCCGGGAAGCGGGGCTGGAACTTTGCGGAAGCGACATCAGCAGCGACGACTTCATTCACCCCGCCGACCGTGCGGAACACCTTGAACAGCTCCCCCTGAACAAGCAGCTGTGCGTGCTCACGCACCTTTCCACGGAAGAAGCGGCCGAGGCCCTCGCGGAACTCGACGAGGAGGTGGCCGGCGACGTTCTGGAAAACATGGACGCCGACGACGCGGCCCGCCTCATTGCGGAAATGGACCCCGACGACGCCGTGGACATTCTCGACGAAGTGGAGGAAGGCCACCGCGACATTCTGCTCAGCAATCTTCCCGCCGACGACGCGGAAGAGCTGCGTATGCTGCTCAGCTTCGACCCCGATACCGCCGCAGGCGTGATGAACACCGACATCATCACCGTGTCGGTGAACTCCACGGTGGACGAAGCCATCATGCTCATCCGCAGCGAGCTGGAAGAAAAGGAAATGCCCTACTACGTCTATGTGGTGGACAGGCAGGAAACGCTGGAAGGCGTCATTTCCCTGCGCGATCTCATGCTGGCCCGGCCCGGCACCATGCTGGCCAACATGGTCAACCAGCAGGACGTCATTTCCGTGCAGTTCGATACCGACAAGGCGGAAGTCGCGCGCCTGCTCGGCCACTACAACTTCCTCTGCCTGCCCGTGGTGGACAGGGACGATCACCTCATGGGCGTGGTCACGCACGACGACGTCCTGGACATCATTCAGGATGAGGCCAGTTCCGACATGCTGGGCATGGTGGGCGCCGGTCAGGACGAAAACGTGGACACGCCCTGGACGCGTTCCATACGCATCCGTCTGCCCTGGCTCGTCATCAACATGTTCACCTCGTCGCTTTCGGCCTTCATCGTCTCCCTGTTTGAAGGCTCCATCGCGCAGATGGCCCTTCTTGCCGTGCTCATGCCCATGGTGGCCAATCAGGCGGGCAACACGGGGCAGCAGGCCCTTGCCGTCATGATCCGTCAGCTCGCCACGGAAAGCTTCGATGCGCGCCGTTCCTGGGGCGCGGTGTTCCGCGAAAGCAAAATAGGGCTGGGCACGGGCATATTCATGGCCCTGCTGGCGTATGCTGGCGTCATGGCCATCAGCGGCAATTCGCGCCTCGCCTCCGTCATGGGCGTGGCTTTGCTTCTGGACATGCTGCTCGGAGCCATGGCGGGCGGCGCCATTCCTCTGGTGCTGCGCGCTCTCGGCCGCGACCCGGCGCAGGCTTCCAGCATCTTCCTCACCGCCCTTACCGACTCCGGCGGCTTCTTCATCTTCCTCGGGCTGGCTACCGCCTTCCTGCTTTAGGCGCAAGGCCCCGCTCCGCAGCCTCCACGCTCCTCCGCTGCGCCTTCCCCCCCCCGCGAAAGGCGTTCTTCCCGCACGCCCTCACGCACTCGCGCCTTCTCGTCCTTCCGGCGTCATGAACCGCCGTCATGCCGCGTGCCGGGCGCGGTATGCCGCACAGGCGGCGGGAACATCACCGCCCTGCCGCTACCGGCGGGCCATCCGCGGCGCTCCCCCTCCGGCATGGGCACGGCGCAGCTTCCGCCATACGTCCGAGCTGCGACGGGCGGAGCCGTTCCTCTGGTGCCGCGTCCCGGCCGCAACCCGGCGCAGACTTCCGGCATCCTGCCCTTACCGGTTCCGGCGTTTTCTTTCTCTCCCCGGGCCGGACATTCCTGCGGCAAACGCGCAACGCGCTTTCCGAATCCGTACCTTCCCTTTTCCCCAGACCTGTGGAACAAGGTATTTTTATATTATTCTGAAATTATTAATCTTTTTTAAAAAAAAACGGCTGACCTTTGCCCTGCAACCATTTACCAGACTTCCCCAAGACACGGCAAAAAAACATTTATTTCAGATAAATACGCAAGAGTACGGAAAAATCGGCAAAAACTTTCCCTGCCGGATTCGCCCTTTCTCTGGCGCTGGTACCGGCCCCGTGGCAACCGACATGTATCTGGCCTCCATGCCGGACATTGCCGGGCATCCGCATGTTTCCTACGCAAAGGTGCCGCTCTCGCTGAGCGTCTTTCTGCTGGCTCAGGCGCGGGCCAGCTTTTCTGGGGACCCGTCATCGACCGCTTCGGGCGGAGAATCCCGCTGCTGTCCGGGCTTGTGCTCTTTGCCGCCAGCTCCTTCTGGGCAGGCTGCTCCGACACCCTGGGCATACTGATACTGAGCCGCTTCATACAGGGGCTGGCGGGCGCTCTTCTTCTGGTCATCGGCTTCAGCAGCGTCAGCGACGTTGCCCATGGAACAGCCGCCGCAGGCATTTTTTCCGTTCTCATGACCGTGGAAGGGCTGGCCCCCATCTTCGCTCCCGTGCTCGGCGGCTTCATCGACGAATATCTGGGATGGCGGGCCGTGCTGTGGGCAAGTTCGGCCATGGCTGTTCTGGCCCTCATCAACAGCATTCTTCATCTTAAAGAAACGCTGCCGCCGGAAAAACGCCTTCCCCTGCACCCCGCCTCCATTCTGAAAACCTACCTGGCCATCACCTGCGACAAGGGCTTTCTTCTGC from Mailhella massiliensis harbors:
- the nadC gene encoding carboxylating nicotinate-nucleotide diphosphorylase, whose product is MSKDDFEYHAHAAGASSNMAEGSGLFVEGVAVPADTAAVFSETACAFAVRLIRMALDEDGPDLTSLGIFPPEEEASAYIVAKQRTLVVGLPLISLVLAVTGMPSDAWHAEVREGDLVENGTVVARLHGRTVQLLKAERIILNLMTHLSGVADLTREYVLRLEGTGVRLLDTRKTLPGHRYLEKYAVRVAGGCNHRMNLGDMLMIKDNHIDAAGSIAGAVKALRDRYSPCPPIEVECRNRAEVLEAVESRPDRILLDNMNAALLAEVLPLIPRDMEAEISGGVTLETIRDLALACRERPADFISVGRITHSAPSADFSMKMERGV
- the mgtE gene encoding magnesium transporter is translated as MHDMSKKTQSHMEKEPDSPMLQAPENHPLPQEESVHEEPSRRMKEEESAAAFYASAPQKPASEQPATENAAAPGKPEKDTEEEEDLSQYETSAREAGLELCGSDISSDDFIHPADRAEHLEQLPLNKQLCVLTHLSTEEAAEALAELDEEVAGDVLENMDADDAARLIAEMDPDDAVDILDEVEEGHRDILLSNLPADDAEELRMLLSFDPDTAAGVMNTDIITVSVNSTVDEAIMLIRSELEEKEMPYYVYVVDRQETLEGVISLRDLMLARPGTMLANMVNQQDVISVQFDTDKAEVARLLGHYNFLCLPVVDRDDHLMGVVTHDDVLDIIQDEASSDMLGMVGAGQDENVDTPWTRSIRIRLPWLVINMFTSSLSAFIVSLFEGSIAQMALLAVLMPMVANQAGNTGQQALAVMIRQLATESFDARRSWGAVFRESKIGLGTGIFMALLAYAGVMAISGNSRLASVMGVALLLDMLLGAMAGGAIPLVLRALGRDPAQASSIFLTALTDSGGFFIFLGLATAFLL
- a CDS encoding MFS transporter, producing MPDSPFLWRWYRPRGNRHVSGLHAGHCRASACFLRKGAALAERLSAGSGAGQLFWGPVIDRFGRRIPLLSGLVLFAASSFWAGCSDTLGILILSRFIQGLAGALLLVIGFSSVSDVAHGTAAAGIFSVLMTVEGLAPIFAPVLGGFIDEYLGWRAVLWASSAMAVLALINSILHLKETLPPEKRLPLHPASILKTYLAITCDKGFLLPTLALSAVFFYLFAYIAGGAYLYQSIYSLSPDTFGLIFGITGGGIMLGAVASGRLVKKTTVGHTARLGVTLMGLGTLLAMTGHLTTGFPGIMAGFLLAMFGMGMAEPMLVSLAMSSQKGAAGFTAALMGACHLLLSAFATPLSGFLLPLSSVGWFIFLLLSALGALAVTVLACPAQKKS